The Candidatus Methylomirabilis lanthanidiphila genome segment CGGGGATCTGTATCATCGGGTGCGATCCGCGCAGGTAGACCTTCCGATCGGTAAAATCGATCGAGGCAGCCTCGACCCGGGCCAGGATATCTTTCGGACCGATCTGAGGAATCGGCACCTCCTCCAACTGCACATCTTCCGGGCCGTGTAGCACCGCCGCCATCATGGTCCGATTCAGGGTCTCCACAGGGCTCATGTCGTCCCTGCTCCCTTCGCGTAAAACAGGACCTTCGTGGCCTGCCCTTCTCGCTGCATACGCGCACCTTCAGCGAATCGGCTCAGGTCCAAGCGGTGGCTGATCAGGGGGGCAGTCCGGATCTGTCCGGACGTCAGGAGTTGAAGCGCCTCTTCCAGCTCCACCGGCGTAGCCGAATAGGTTGCCGTCAGCGACAGTTCCCGTCGATAGAAGAGACTCAGATCGATCGGCATCCGTCCGACATCACCCGCATCGGCAAACAGGTTGATCGTCCCACCGGCGCGCAGGATGCCGAGCACCGCCTGTACCATCGACGCGCTGACTGCGGTGAGGATCGCCCCGTCGATCCCGTCGTCTTCCGTCACCGAGCGAAGCGCCAGATGCGGATCCGATTCGGCCACATTCACGATCGCCTCGATGCCGAGCGTTCGAGCCAACTCAAGGCGCTCCTGACGAATATCTACGCAGATCGGCCTTGCGCCGGATGCCGCAACAGCCTGCGCAACCAGCAACCCCATGGACCCGGCGCCGACCACCACAATCTGATCGCCGGCCTGGACATCGGACCGCTTAACCGCCCGCAAGGCGCAGGCTAACGGCTCCATAAAGATGCCGACGTCGTCAGTCGCCCTTTCAGGAAGCATAAAGGCCGCCTGCGCCGTCTGCAAGGCTGGAATCCGGACGAACTCCGCAAAGCCGCCCGGATCGATGTTGGTCGCTTTAAATTGAGGGCACATCGAGTCGTTGCCGTGGCGACAGTAACGGCACCGGCCGCAGGGGACGTGGTGCGCAACGGCCAGACGATCACCGGGGGCAAACCGCCGCACCCCCTCGCCAACCGCCTTGACCACCCCCACCAACTCGTGGCCCAGCGGGACGGGCGGCTCCAGCGGCGTCTTGCTGAAGACCTTCGCCAGGTCGGACCCGCACAGGCCGCAGGCCCGCATCGCCAGCAGCAGCTCTCCCGGCCCAATGGTTGGGACCGGCATTTCGACGCACTCGACGATCCCGTATTCCAGTAGTTGGATCGCTTTCATGCCGTCACTGTGCCGCTCCGGCGCCGGCGCAGTCTTGGCAAGGACAGTTGGCCCGCAGCGATTCATAGGTATAGATGCCCGTATCGTGCCCGTCGCTCCAGGTAAAGTTCAACGCATACCATCCCACCGGGCGATAGTTGGTAATCTGCACCTCGCCGGGCTTGAGGACCGGACCGCTGAGCACCAGGAGATCCCGGGCGTTCAGTCTCTGGCTTCTGGAATCATTGCAGGAGGCACACGGGCAATCGCGTCGAAGGCCATCGAACGGGTACACACTTCGATGACTGTCGCGCCATGTAATGATCAGGCTCCGCTCCTGCCGGTCAACGATCACCTCGGCTGGATCAGACGATGGTATCGGTATCATTGCTCGTCCATTAGCAAGCGTTGAGCTGCCAGCAATCAGCGATCAGCAAGACCCGGAAACACGCCAGGTTATAGACAAACACCCTCGTCTTGGAAGCTGAACGCTGCCGCCTATCATTTCTGATCTCTATCCAGACCGCCGGGAAACCCGCGCTGTTGTCGAACGACTCGACCCCGAGAGATCGCCCGAAGGAGCAATTGCCCTGTGTCGGTCCCCTGTTCGAGGTGAGGAATCAGGTCGCCATAGTGGACAACCAGCTCCCCTACCCGGGCAAAGATCTGGTTCTGGTCGATCTTATACCGTTCGAACCACCGCTTTACCTCAGCGATGGCCTCCTCTCTCGTCAACAACGGGGGCTCACCCTCTTCGGCATCCGGTGGACTGAGCTCCCAGTCCTGGCGCTTTGGCTCCTCTGCCATGAAGATCACCTATTCTTCCTATTACAGGCTCTACGACCCCTCTGCCGAGGTGTCACGCCCTATACCTTACGATTGCGCGATCCTATTTGTGCCCGATGCAGCCGGCATAGTCCCTGGAGGCCGGCCGGCGTCGCACGAGCGGCGACAGGCATCGACTGTGTTTCGTAAGAGCATGGCGACCGTCATCGGGCCCACACCACCCGGTACAGGCGTAATCAACGAGGCCTTTTCCGCAACCCCTGGAAAGTCCACATCCCCCACCACCCTGCCGTCTGTCAAACGATTAACACCAACATCGATCACTACAGCCCCGGCCTTGACCATCGAGCCGGTTACCAAACCCGGCTTTCCTGCCGCTACAACCAGGATATCGGCCTGTCGGGTATGAAGGGCCAGATCCTGGGT includes the following:
- a CDS encoding alcohol dehydrogenase codes for the protein MNRCGPTVLAKTAPAPERHSDGMKAIQLLEYGIVECVEMPVPTIGPGELLLAMRACGLCGSDLAKVFSKTPLEPPVPLGHELVGVVKAVGEGVRRFAPGDRLAVAHHVPCGRCRYCRHGNDSMCPQFKATNIDPGGFAEFVRIPALQTAQAAFMLPERATDDVGIFMEPLACALRAVKRSDVQAGDQIVVVGAGSMGLLVAQAVAASGARPICVDIRQERLELARTLGIEAIVNVAESDPHLALRSVTEDDGIDGAILTAVSASMVQAVLGILRAGGTINLFADAGDVGRMPIDLSLFYRRELSLTATYSATPVELEEALQLLTSGQIRTAPLISHRLDLSRFAEGARMQREGQATKVLFYAKGAGTT